One stretch of Rhodohalobacter mucosus DNA includes these proteins:
- a CDS encoding S9 family peptidase, whose translation MNLRSLLSPLSIIVLLTFITFLSGTAQAQERPNFELAERFTGDNMQKMTGSTNLRANWIEDQEQFWYEWEDAGGTRWMYVDAARQQVRPLFDRERMAAELSEEFNRGFDSNNLELRGFDYDTDRELFTFHVDSIEFKYYVDNNQLVKGDSLEAETREPWATYSPDSTWIAFAREHDLYVMRADDPDSNEIRLTEDGERWYSFQADHGDTTSTERLRSRANWFEDSEKLYVKRQDWRDVDELWVINNLEERPELETYKYAMPGEEDHYQDEILVFDMESKEHIRLDTDKWPDQSLGGAYFSGGGIFETETSDYLYILRRTRTWDEIDVLKANTTTGEVEVLWSETSKPYFNTRYAQLAIINEGEEYIWWSERTGWGQLYRYDSEGNMRNRITTGHFMVGDIAAIDTTAQTIYFQGYGAEEDRNPYHAHYYKVNFDGSGQQLVTPENANHSVSMSDSRRYFVDSFSRPDLPPKAVLRDNRGREVLQLEETDLTRMFDAGYNLPELFSVKAADGVTDLYGVMWKPSDFDPEKEYPVISYVYPGPQVEPYPRSFSIGGSAARAHALSQVGFVVVAMGNRGGSPLREKWYHNYGHGNLRDYALADNRYGIEQLGALHSYIDLDRVGIYGHSGGGFMSTAALLSHPDFFKVAVSSAGNHDNNVYNIWWSEVHHGVEAKTDSVTVTNEEGEEVKEERTTFSSRIPSNSELASNLQGRLLLVHGEMDNNVHPANTYRLADALLREGKRFDMMIFPEARHGFGRYSDYFERMLWDYFAEHLMGYYPTEIDYNLPD comes from the coding sequence ATGAATCTACGCAGTCTACTATCACCGCTGTCGATAATCGTTCTTTTAACGTTTATCACTTTTTTATCCGGAACCGCGCAAGCACAGGAACGGCCAAATTTTGAGCTTGCAGAACGATTTACCGGGGATAATATGCAGAAAATGACAGGAAGCACCAATCTGCGTGCCAACTGGATTGAAGACCAGGAACAGTTTTGGTACGAGTGGGAAGATGCAGGCGGAACTCGCTGGATGTACGTTGATGCCGCACGTCAGCAGGTGCGCCCTTTGTTCGATCGCGAAAGAATGGCCGCTGAGCTGTCAGAAGAGTTTAACCGCGGATTTGACTCAAATAATCTGGAATTGCGTGGGTTTGATTACGATACGGACCGCGAACTGTTCACATTTCATGTAGACAGTATCGAGTTCAAGTACTATGTAGATAACAACCAACTGGTGAAAGGCGACTCGCTGGAAGCTGAAACGCGCGAACCATGGGCTACCTATTCGCCCGACAGTACATGGATTGCCTTTGCCCGTGAACACGACCTCTATGTGATGAGAGCCGATGATCCCGACAGCAATGAAATCCGTCTTACCGAAGACGGCGAACGATGGTACAGCTTTCAGGCAGATCATGGAGACACTACATCCACCGAGCGTCTCCGCAGCCGGGCCAACTGGTTTGAAGACTCAGAAAAACTATATGTGAAACGTCAGGATTGGCGGGATGTCGATGAGCTTTGGGTAATCAACAACCTGGAAGAACGTCCGGAGCTTGAGACCTATAAATACGCTATGCCGGGTGAAGAAGATCACTACCAGGATGAAATTCTGGTGTTTGACATGGAGTCCAAAGAGCACATAAGGCTCGACACCGACAAATGGCCGGATCAGTCGCTTGGAGGGGCCTACTTCAGCGGTGGTGGCATTTTTGAAACCGAAACATCCGACTACCTATATATTCTGCGGCGTACCCGTACCTGGGATGAAATTGACGTGCTGAAAGCCAATACCACCACGGGTGAGGTGGAGGTTCTGTGGTCTGAGACCAGCAAGCCCTACTTCAACACACGCTATGCGCAGCTGGCAATTATCAATGAGGGCGAGGAGTATATCTGGTGGAGTGAGCGGACCGGATGGGGCCAGCTTTACCGGTACGACAGCGAAGGCAATATGCGGAACCGCATCACAACCGGGCACTTTATGGTTGGCGACATCGCTGCTATAGATACCACGGCACAGACCATCTATTTCCAGGGGTACGGAGCTGAAGAGGATCGCAATCCCTATCATGCACACTACTACAAAGTCAATTTTGACGGCTCCGGCCAGCAGCTGGTCACGCCTGAGAATGCAAATCACTCGGTGTCCATGAGCGACTCAAGGCGCTATTTTGTGGACAGTTTTTCCCGTCCCGACCTGCCGCCGAAAGCTGTGCTTCGCGATAACCGAGGCCGGGAGGTTCTTCAGCTCGAAGAGACCGATCTGACCAGAATGTTTGATGCAGGATACAATCTGCCCGAACTCTTCTCCGTAAAGGCTGCCGACGGGGTAACCGATCTGTACGGAGTGATGTGGAAACCTTCCGATTTTGATCCTGAGAAAGAGTACCCGGTTATCTCCTACGTCTATCCGGGTCCGCAGGTAGAGCCCTACCCTAGATCTTTCTCCATCGGTGGATCCGCGGCCCGCGCTCACGCACTCTCGCAGGTTGGATTTGTGGTGGTAGCCATGGGGAACCGAGGCGGCAGCCCGCTCCGCGAGAAATGGTATCACAACTACGGCCATGGAAACCTTCGCGACTATGCACTGGCCGATAACCGATACGGCATTGAACAGCTGGGAGCCCTACACTCTTATATTGACCTCGACCGTGTGGGAATCTATGGGCATTCGGGAGGAGGTTTTATGAGTACGGCCGCGCTGCTTTCCCACCCTGATTTCTTCAAGGTGGCAGTGTCCTCCGCCGGTAACCATGACAACAATGTCTATAACATCTGGTGGAGTGAGGTCCATCACGGGGTTGAGGCAAAAACCGATTCCGTAACCGTGACCAATGAAGAAGGCGAAGAGGTTAAGGAAGAGCGTACCACCTTCAGCTCGCGCATTCCGTCAAATTCGGAGCTTGCATCCAACTTGCAGGGACGCCTGCTGCTGGTTCACGGTGAAATGGACAACAATGTTCACCCGGCAAACACCTACCGCCTGGCGGACGCACTGCTTCGCGAGGGCAAACGGTTTGATATGATGATCTTTCCGGAGGCACGTCACGGATTCGGGCGATATTCAGACTACTTTGAGCGGATGCTGTGGGACTATTTTGCGGAGCACCTGATGGGTTACTATCCGACTGAGATTGATTACAACCTGCCGGATTAA
- a CDS encoding S9 family peptidase, protein MNKGLLLTALFFIFTLSGCASTENVQTATPAAEPETERVSAADYERAEQMLSWNLSGKVHGQRVSPQWIDSDTFWYRVRTPEGALYKITDAASRTTVRAFDHERLAAAIQEYTGTEQSAVNLPLQNLSFSNDLDTIRFTHSGNIVACSIESYTCEEESAAPEEPSNSVLSPDGTKAVYIKDYNLWVKDLITGEETQLTTDGVQHYGYGINNQGWNRSDTPIVKWSPDSDKLATYRLDERGVEMMTLWRTQVGRPEADIWPYALPGDSIVPMLERVVLDVEEAGFTKLDTPPSHQRTSNCCGLVRNGEWGDNEWSGDGSKLAFVSTSRDYKEVTLYLADAFTGEVRQVYHERDDIFFESNLSSRGVPNWRVLHNSNEFIWFTRKDNWGHLYLHDLETGNLKNRITEGEWNVMDIVRVDEVNRQIWFTAVGVEGASDPYHEKLMRANFDGSGLIMLTQEDFHHDVDLSPDANYIVSTHSDFETPQVSVLRNEDGEILMTLEEADATELYATGWQAPQSFVTKGRDGETDIHGIMFLPSNFDPDKKYPIVNSIYPGPQTGSIGGRGFSTSRRGQAHALAELGFVVVQVDAMGTPFRSREFHTAYYGDMSDNGLPDQIAAMEQLAERHDFIDIERAGMYGHSGGGFATASALFQYPDFFKAGVSSAGNHDNRGYTYYWGEKYQGLLEETGDGEDSYTNQANHLKAENLEGKLLISYGTMDTNVHPSMTLLVVNELIRHNKNFELIVMPNRGHGFGNEPYHLRRTWDFFVRHLKGAEPPEGYRIMR, encoded by the coding sequence ATGAATAAAGGGCTTCTACTCACCGCACTGTTTTTCATTTTCACACTTAGCGGGTGTGCGTCTACAGAAAACGTTCAAACCGCAACTCCGGCTGCTGAACCGGAGACGGAACGGGTTTCGGCCGCCGATTACGAACGTGCGGAACAGATGCTTAGCTGGAACCTTTCCGGCAAAGTGCATGGGCAAAGAGTGAGCCCGCAATGGATCGATTCGGATACCTTCTGGTATCGCGTAAGAACCCCCGAAGGAGCCCTTTATAAAATAACCGATGCAGCATCCCGAACAACGGTCAGGGCATTTGATCACGAGCGGCTTGCCGCCGCCATTCAGGAGTATACCGGTACGGAACAGAGTGCCGTAAATCTCCCCCTCCAGAACCTGAGCTTTTCAAATGACCTTGACACAATCCGGTTTACACACTCGGGAAACATTGTGGCTTGTTCTATTGAGTCCTACACATGCGAAGAGGAGAGCGCTGCCCCTGAGGAACCCTCCAACTCGGTGCTTTCACCCGACGGTACCAAAGCTGTGTACATAAAGGATTATAACCTTTGGGTAAAAGACCTGATTACGGGTGAAGAGACTCAGCTTACAACCGATGGCGTTCAGCATTACGGCTATGGCATCAACAACCAGGGCTGGAACCGGTCGGATACGCCGATCGTAAAATGGTCGCCCGATTCGGATAAGCTTGCCACCTACCGCCTGGATGAACGCGGTGTGGAGATGATGACGCTCTGGAGAACGCAGGTGGGCCGTCCGGAAGCCGACATCTGGCCCTATGCGCTTCCCGGAGACTCTATTGTGCCGATGCTTGAGAGGGTTGTTCTTGATGTTGAAGAAGCAGGGTTTACGAAGCTGGACACACCTCCCTCCCATCAGCGAACATCGAACTGCTGCGGACTCGTCCGAAACGGCGAATGGGGTGATAATGAGTGGAGCGGGGATGGATCCAAACTCGCATTTGTGTCCACCTCCCGCGACTACAAAGAGGTCACGCTTTATCTGGCCGATGCATTCACCGGCGAAGTTCGTCAGGTATACCATGAACGGGACGACATCTTTTTCGAGTCGAACCTCTCCTCAAGAGGCGTACCCAACTGGCGCGTGCTTCACAATAGCAATGAGTTTATCTGGTTTACGCGAAAAGACAATTGGGGACATCTCTATCTGCACGACCTTGAAACAGGGAATCTGAAGAATCGCATCACGGAAGGTGAATGGAACGTGATGGATATCGTACGCGTGGACGAGGTGAACAGACAGATCTGGTTCACTGCGGTTGGGGTTGAGGGCGCATCCGATCCCTACCACGAGAAACTGATGAGGGCAAACTTTGACGGAAGCGGCCTGATAATGCTCACACAGGAGGATTTTCATCATGATGTGGACCTTAGTCCTGATGCAAACTACATAGTCTCCACTCATTCCGACTTCGAAACACCTCAGGTTTCCGTACTTCGAAATGAAGATGGGGAGATCCTGATGACGCTTGAAGAAGCGGACGCAACCGAGCTCTATGCAACCGGCTGGCAAGCACCACAATCATTTGTTACGAAAGGCCGCGACGGGGAAACCGACATTCACGGCATCATGTTTTTGCCGTCTAATTTCGATCCGGACAAAAAGTACCCAATCGTTAACAGCATCTATCCGGGTCCTCAAACAGGCAGCATTGGCGGACGCGGTTTCTCCACATCACGCCGCGGGCAGGCGCATGCGCTTGCCGAGCTCGGATTTGTCGTAGTACAGGTGGATGCCATGGGCACGCCATTCCGGTCGAGGGAGTTTCACACCGCCTATTACGGCGACATGAGCGACAACGGCCTGCCCGATCAGATTGCCGCCATGGAACAGCTTGCAGAACGCCATGATTTTATCGATATCGAACGCGCGGGCATGTACGGGCACTCAGGAGGCGGATTTGCCACGGCATCCGCCCTTTTTCAGTATCCGGACTTCTTCAAGGCAGGTGTTTCCAGCGCCGGAAATCACGACAATCGCGGATACACCTATTACTGGGGTGAAAAATATCAGGGCCTGCTGGAAGAGACCGGTGATGGCGAGGATAGCTACACCAACCAGGCCAATCATCTCAAGGCAGAGAACCTGGAGGGCAAACTGCTGATTTCGTATGGCACTATGGACACCAACGTGCATCCGTCCATGACCCTGTTGGTGGTTAATGAACTGATCCGGCACAACAAGAATTTTGAGCTGATCGTGATGCCCAACCGCGGTCACGGGTTCGGCAATGAGCCCTACCACCTTAGAAGAACGTGGGACTTTTTTGTACGACATTTGAAAGGCGCTGAACCGCCGGAAGGATACCGGATTATGAGATGA
- a CDS encoding MFS transporter — MKLQKNSILVIIVLCQFLGTSLWFAGNGVMAHLIDSFSLNLAAVGHLTSAVQFGFISGTLVFALLTLADRYSPSKVFFVSACLGAAFNLGVIHSQNTFFTLFFFRFATGFFLAGIYPVGMKIAADYFKEGLGKSLGFLVGALVVGTALPHLLNSLMTDLPWRAVIIVTSVLSVTGGLFIYILVPDGPHRTPGKKPDFSAWFRVFKDRDFRSAAFGYFGHMWELYAFWAFVPLMIAGYFDTQGLAAGNISILSFIIIGLGGVSCAVGGILSGKLGTKRTAFVALFSSCCCCLLYPLFFSQTSGALFIAFLIFWGLVVIADSPLFSTLVAHNAPGEIKGTALTIVNCIGFSITIVSIQTVTWLLPLVNPAYLYMILALGPIAGLYALRFRETFSVSG; from the coding sequence TTGAAGCTTCAGAAAAACTCCATACTTGTCATCATTGTACTTTGCCAGTTCCTGGGCACATCGCTTTGGTTTGCAGGGAATGGGGTGATGGCACACCTGATCGACAGCTTCAGTCTGAATCTTGCTGCAGTCGGTCATCTCACATCGGCCGTTCAGTTTGGGTTTATCTCAGGAACCCTGGTTTTTGCGCTGCTCACCCTGGCTGACCGCTACTCACCTTCTAAAGTATTTTTTGTTAGTGCCTGCCTAGGAGCTGCATTCAATCTGGGAGTGATTCATTCCCAGAATACATTTTTCACTCTCTTTTTCTTTCGCTTTGCAACCGGATTTTTCCTTGCTGGTATCTACCCGGTCGGAATGAAGATTGCAGCCGACTATTTCAAAGAGGGTCTGGGGAAGTCACTGGGTTTTCTGGTTGGAGCGCTTGTTGTGGGAACCGCCCTGCCCCATCTTCTGAACAGCCTAATGACCGACCTGCCGTGGAGGGCGGTCATCATTGTGACATCTGTTCTTTCCGTAACAGGAGGACTTTTTATATACATTCTTGTGCCTGACGGACCACACCGGACACCGGGTAAAAAGCCTGACTTTTCGGCCTGGTTCCGGGTGTTCAAAGACAGGGATTTCAGATCGGCTGCCTTTGGCTATTTCGGCCATATGTGGGAGCTGTACGCATTCTGGGCATTTGTGCCCTTGATGATCGCCGGCTATTTTGATACTCAAGGGTTGGCTGCCGGTAATATCTCAATCCTTTCTTTCATCATCATAGGACTTGGAGGCGTTTCATGTGCAGTGGGGGGAATCCTGTCCGGTAAATTGGGAACCAAGCGAACTGCATTTGTTGCTTTGTTCAGTTCCTGTTGCTGCTGCCTTCTCTACCCTCTTTTTTTCAGCCAAACTTCGGGAGCTTTATTCATAGCATTCCTGATTTTCTGGGGATTGGTGGTGATTGCCGATTCCCCTCTTTTTTCCACGCTGGTTGCACATAATGCACCCGGCGAGATCAAAGGCACCGCTCTTACCATTGTAAACTGCATCGGTTTCTCGATCACGATTGTCAGCATTCAGACGGTTACCTGGCTGCTGCCATTGGTAAATCCGGCCTATCTCTATATGATCCTGGCCCTTGGTCCGATTGCCGGGCTTTATGCTTTACGCTTTAGGGAGACTTTTTCGGTTTCTGGTTGA
- a CDS encoding SgcJ/EcaC family oxidoreductase, which produces MSKEYEPIKNPEDIPARFAEAWNERDAHKIASLFDQDADFVNVVGIWWNNREDIRKAHDYGLKVIFRDSDLKVTKTKVKFLSDDNAIVHARMRLKGQTSIEKTDPGTRFTIFTFVVHKTEAGWSCAAAQNTDIVPGKETNLVEDNDIRSVDYREKAEGKRQK; this is translated from the coding sequence ATGTCAAAAGAATATGAACCCATCAAAAACCCGGAAGACATACCCGCCCGGTTTGCTGAAGCCTGGAATGAAAGGGATGCGCATAAGATTGCGTCGCTGTTTGACCAGGATGCGGACTTTGTGAACGTGGTCGGCATCTGGTGGAATAACCGCGAGGATATCCGAAAGGCACATGATTACGGGCTCAAGGTAATCTTCAGGGATTCGGATCTGAAAGTCACCAAAACAAAGGTGAAGTTTCTGTCTGATGACAATGCTATCGTCCACGCCAGAATGCGGCTGAAAGGGCAGACATCGATTGAGAAAACGGACCCGGGTACACGATTCACGATTTTCACATTTGTAGTTCATAAAACAGAAGCCGGCTGGAGCTGCGCTGCCGCTCAGAACACCGATATTGTGCCCGGCAAGGAGACGAATCTTGTTGAGGATAACGATATTCGATCTGTGGATTATAGGGAGAAGGCAGAAGGCAAAAGGCAGAAGTGA